One genomic region from Streptomyces sp. NBC_01304 encodes:
- the rph gene encoding ribonuclease PH, which yields MPRIDGRTPEQLRPITIERGWSKHAEGSVLISFGDTKVFCTASVTEGVPRWRKGSGEGWVTAEYSMLPRSTNTRGDRESVRGKIGGRTHEISRLIGRSLRAVIDYKALGENTIVLDCDVLQADGGTRTAAITGAYVALADAVSWAQGKKLIRANRQPLTGTVSAVSVGIVGGVPLLDLCYEEDVRADTDMNVVCTGDGRFVEVQGTAEAEPFARDELNSILDLAVGGCDELAALQRKALEETLAR from the coding sequence ATGCCTCGTATCGACGGTCGCACCCCCGAACAGCTCCGCCCCATCACCATCGAACGCGGATGGAGCAAGCACGCCGAAGGCTCCGTGCTCATCTCCTTCGGTGACACCAAGGTCTTCTGCACCGCCTCCGTCACCGAGGGCGTCCCGCGCTGGCGCAAGGGCAGCGGCGAGGGCTGGGTCACCGCCGAATACTCGATGCTCCCCCGCTCCACCAACACCCGCGGCGACCGCGAGTCCGTCCGCGGCAAGATCGGCGGGCGTACGCACGAGATCAGCCGACTGATCGGCCGCTCGCTGCGCGCCGTCATCGACTACAAGGCCCTCGGCGAGAACACCATCGTCCTCGACTGCGACGTCCTGCAGGCCGACGGCGGCACCCGCACCGCCGCCATCACCGGCGCGTACGTCGCCCTCGCCGACGCCGTCTCCTGGGCCCAGGGCAAGAAGCTCATCCGGGCCAACCGCCAGCCCCTCACCGGCACCGTCTCCGCGGTCAGCGTCGGCATCGTCGGCGGCGTACCGCTCCTCGACCTCTGTTACGAGGAAGACGTACGCGCCGACACCGACATGAACGTCGTCTGCACCGGCGACGGCCGCTTCGTCGAGGTCCAGGGCACCGCCGAGGCCGAGCCCTTCGCCCGCGACGAGCTGAACTCGATCCTCGACCTCGCCGTCGGCGGCTGCGACGAGCTCGCCGCGCTGCAGCGCAAGGCCCTCGAGGAGACGCTCGCGCGCTGA
- a CDS encoding PTS glucose/sucrose transporter subunit IIB has translation MATKAEKIVAGLGGIDNIEEIEGCITRLRTEVVDPAKVDEAALKAAGAHGVVKMGTAIQVVIGTDADPIAADIEDMM, from the coding sequence ATGGCCACCAAGGCTGAGAAGATCGTCGCCGGGCTCGGCGGTATCGACAACATCGAGGAGATCGAGGGCTGCATCACCCGCCTTCGCACCGAGGTCGTCGACCCCGCCAAGGTCGACGAAGCCGCCCTCAAGGCCGCCGGCGCCCACGGCGTCGTCAAGATGGGCACCGCGATCCAGGTCGTCATCGGCACCGACGCCGACCCGATCGCCGCCGACATCGAAGACATGATGTGA
- a CDS encoding PTS transporter subunit EIIC — MSTNAAAAAKPSHWGNLLQGLQKMGRSLQLPIAVLPAAGIVNRLGQPDVFGADGLGWTNVAKVFAGAGGALLDATLGLPLLFCIGVAIGMAKKADGSTALAAVAGFLVYRGVLNQFPVDCPDGQALAGNQCVDYAAKAAANATYQNPGVFGGIIMGLLASFFWVRFHRTKLISWLGFFNGRRLVPIIMAFVGIVFAVLCLWVWPPIGDALESFSSWLEGLGAVGSGIFGVVNRGLLVIGLHQFLNVPMWFQFGSYTKPDGQVVHGDINMFLSGDPSAGIYQTGFFPIMMFALPAACLAMVHCARPERRKVVGGMMLSLALTSFVTGITEPIEYSFMFVAPVLYAVHAVLTGVSMTVTWALGVKDGFSFSAGLIDYAINWGLATKPWMIIPIGLCFAAVYYAIFRFAITKWNLPTPGREPEEEAAELERENVK, encoded by the coding sequence ATGAGCACGAATGCCGCGGCCGCAGCCAAACCGAGTCATTGGGGGAACCTCCTCCAAGGGCTCCAGAAGATGGGCCGCAGCCTGCAACTGCCCATCGCCGTGCTCCCTGCGGCGGGCATCGTGAACCGGCTCGGCCAGCCCGACGTCTTCGGCGCCGACGGCCTCGGCTGGACCAACGTCGCCAAGGTCTTCGCGGGCGCGGGCGGCGCGCTGCTCGATGCCACCCTCGGTCTGCCCCTGCTGTTCTGCATCGGTGTCGCGATCGGCATGGCCAAGAAGGCCGACGGTTCGACCGCGCTCGCGGCAGTGGCCGGATTCCTCGTCTACCGGGGCGTGCTGAACCAGTTCCCGGTGGACTGCCCGGACGGCCAGGCCCTCGCGGGCAACCAGTGCGTCGACTACGCGGCGAAAGCCGCCGCCAATGCGACGTACCAGAACCCGGGCGTCTTCGGCGGCATCATCATGGGTCTGCTCGCCTCGTTCTTCTGGGTCCGCTTCCACCGCACCAAGCTGATCTCCTGGCTCGGCTTCTTCAACGGCCGCCGGCTCGTCCCGATCATCATGGCGTTCGTCGGCATCGTCTTCGCCGTGCTCTGCCTGTGGGTCTGGCCGCCGATCGGTGACGCCCTGGAAAGCTTCTCCAGCTGGCTGGAGGGACTGGGGGCCGTGGGGTCGGGCATCTTCGGCGTCGTCAACCGCGGCCTGCTGGTGATCGGCCTCCACCAGTTCCTGAACGTGCCGATGTGGTTCCAGTTCGGCTCGTACACCAAGCCCGACGGCCAGGTCGTGCACGGCGACATCAACATGTTCCTCAGCGGCGACCCCAGTGCGGGCATCTATCAGACGGGCTTCTTCCCGATCATGATGTTCGCCCTCCCGGCGGCCTGCCTCGCGATGGTCCACTGCGCACGGCCCGAGCGGCGCAAGGTGGTCGGCGGCATGATGCTTTCGCTGGCGCTGACCTCGTTCGTCACGGGGATCACCGAGCCGATCGAGTACTCCTTCATGTTCGTCGCGCCCGTCCTGTACGCGGTCCACGCGGTGCTCACCGGCGTCTCGATGACGGTGACCTGGGCCTTGGGCGTCAAGGACGGCTTCAGCTTCTCCGCGGGTCTGATCGACTACGCCATCAACTGGGGCCTGGCGACGAAGCCCTGGATGATCATTCCGATCGGCCTGTGCTTCGCGGCCGTGTACTACGCGATCTTCCGCTTCGCGATCACCAAATGGAACCTGCCGACCCCGGGCCGAGAACCCGAGGAAGAGGCGGCGGAGCTGGAACGGGAGAACGTCAAGTAG
- a CDS encoding PTS transporter subunit EIIC, with translation MSVMQRIGRSLMLPVAVMPAAALLVRLGATDMLGRESFPTWITKIAGYMAAGGGAIIDNIAILFCVGIAIGFAKKSDGSTALAAVAGYLVFQKVLATFTDSNLKQIETVVDGKVALVDAPVNAGVLGGVVMGIVVALLYQKFYRTKLPDWAGFFGGRRLVPILSSFAGLVIGILFGLIWPVLGTGLHNFGEWLVGSGSVGAGIFGVANRALIPVGMHHLLNSFPWWQAGTYEGASGDIPRFLAGDPSAGQFMTGFFPIMMFALPAACLAITHCARPERRKIVGGMMFSLALTAFITGITEPIEFTFMFIAPVLYAIHAVLTGVSMALTWALGMKDGFGFSAGAIDYLLNFSKENTQNPLGLALVGLCFAAVYYVVFRFAITKWNLPTPGRESDEELAELEKAEAK, from the coding sequence ATGTCGGTCATGCAGCGCATCGGCCGCAGCCTCATGCTGCCCGTCGCGGTGATGCCCGCAGCCGCGCTGCTCGTGCGTCTCGGCGCCACCGACATGCTCGGCCGGGAGTCCTTCCCGACCTGGATCACCAAGATCGCCGGCTACATGGCGGCCGGTGGTGGCGCGATCATCGACAACATCGCGATCCTGTTCTGCGTGGGTATCGCGATCGGCTTCGCCAAGAAGTCGGACGGCTCGACCGCCCTCGCGGCCGTCGCCGGTTACCTCGTCTTCCAGAAGGTGCTCGCCACCTTCACGGACAGCAACCTGAAGCAGATCGAGACCGTCGTCGACGGAAAGGTCGCCCTGGTCGACGCCCCCGTCAACGCCGGTGTCCTCGGCGGTGTCGTCATGGGCATCGTCGTTGCCCTGCTCTACCAGAAGTTCTACCGGACCAAGCTGCCCGACTGGGCCGGCTTCTTCGGTGGCCGCCGCCTGGTCCCGATCCTGTCGTCCTTCGCGGGCCTGGTCATCGGCATCCTCTTCGGCCTCATCTGGCCGGTCCTCGGCACGGGTCTGCACAACTTCGGTGAGTGGCTGGTCGGTTCGGGCTCCGTCGGTGCCGGCATCTTCGGTGTCGCCAACCGTGCGCTGATCCCCGTCGGCATGCACCACCTGCTCAACTCCTTCCCGTGGTGGCAGGCCGGCACCTACGAGGGCGCCAGCGGCGACATCCCGCGCTTCCTCGCCGGTGACCCGTCCGCCGGACAGTTCATGACCGGCTTCTTCCCGATCATGATGTTCGCCCTCCCGGCGGCATGCCTCGCGATCACCCACTGCGCCCGCCCCGAGCGTCGCAAGATCGTCGGCGGCATGATGTTCTCCCTCGCGCTCACCGCCTTCATCACGGGCATCACCGAGCCGATCGAGTTCACCTTCATGTTCATCGCGCCGGTCCTCTACGCGATCCACGCGGTCCTGACCGGTGTCTCCATGGCGCTCACCTGGGCCCTCGGCATGAAGGACGGCTTCGGCTTCTCGGCCGGTGCCATCGACTACCTGCTGAACTTCAGCAAGGAGAACACGCAGAACCCGCTGGGCCTGGCCCTGGTCGGCCTCTGCTTCGCCGCGGTCTACTACGTGGTCTTCCGCTTCGCGATCACCAAGTGGAACCTCCCGACGCCGGGCCGTGAGTCCGACGAGGAGCTCGCCGAGCTGGAGAAGGCAGAGGCGAAGTAA
- a CDS encoding DUF7916 family protein → MTTRILDLDREQLSALRGRELTAAVAAAEGRTMIGEVFAERAAMIPNPGGRGVHNMELVSAFGADIVILNLIERAWDGEKLDLPGLGTFTSIADLAAYIGRPVGINLEPGDVPEIRRAKPEHAKKLIDMGAAMLCITANPGTGGSFEGMARVTEELRSGLGDDVALWSGKMHHAGHVERVTTAKLTALVDAGADGVVMPLPGTMPGVTKELAAKAVAAVQDAGAIVMGAIGTSQEGSHRNIVPQLALNAKEIGFDAHHFGDSYIPGMCDPEVFYDYSVAIRGRRHTWNRMAISGRGFRTTER, encoded by the coding sequence ATGACGACCCGAATCCTCGACCTCGACCGCGAACAGCTCTCCGCCCTCCGAGGCCGAGAGCTCACCGCCGCCGTCGCCGCCGCCGAAGGCCGCACCATGATCGGCGAGGTCTTCGCCGAGCGTGCCGCGATGATCCCCAACCCCGGTGGCCGCGGCGTGCACAACATGGAGCTCGTCTCCGCCTTCGGCGCCGACATCGTCATCCTCAACCTCATCGAGCGCGCCTGGGACGGCGAGAAGCTCGACCTGCCGGGCCTCGGCACCTTCACCTCGATCGCCGACCTCGCCGCGTACATCGGCCGCCCCGTAGGCATCAACCTCGAACCCGGCGACGTACCGGAAATCCGCCGTGCCAAGCCCGAGCACGCCAAGAAGCTCATCGACATGGGCGCCGCGATGCTCTGCATCACCGCCAACCCCGGCACCGGCGGCTCCTTCGAGGGCATGGCCCGCGTCACCGAGGAGCTGCGCAGCGGTCTCGGTGACGACGTCGCGCTGTGGAGCGGCAAGATGCACCACGCGGGTCACGTCGAGCGGGTCACCACCGCCAAGCTGACCGCCCTGGTCGACGCGGGCGCCGACGGCGTCGTCATGCCGCTGCCCGGCACCATGCCCGGCGTCACCAAGGAACTGGCCGCCAAGGCGGTCGCCGCGGTGCAGGACGCGGGCGCGATCGTGATGGGTGCGATCGGTACGAGCCAGGAGGGCTCGCACCGCAACATCGTTCCCCAACTCGCCCTCAACGCCAAGGAGATCGGCTTCGACGCCCATCACTTCGGCGACTCGTACATCCCCGGCATGTGCGACCCGGAGGTCTTCTACGACTACTCCGTCGCCATCCGCGGCCGCCGCCACACCTGGAACCGCATGGCCATCAGCGGCCGCGGCTTCCGCACCACCGAGCGTTAG
- a CDS encoding MBL fold metallo-hydrolase produces the protein MKLTVVGCSGSFPSADSACSSYLVEADGFRLLLDMGNGALGELQRHCGLYDLDAIFLSHLHADHCIDMCGYFVARYYRHEGGRAGAIPVFGPEGTEQRLTTAYADTPSASSMSEVFDFQTLKSGSFDIGPFAVRTEKVCHPVEAYAIRIEHDGRTLTYSGDTGVCTQLDELAAGSDLFLCEASFTHGKEDIPDLHLNGREAGESARRAEAGRLVLTHIPPWTDGQVNLADARAAFDGPVELARPGATYEI, from the coding sequence ATGAAGCTCACTGTCGTCGGCTGCTCGGGGTCGTTTCCGTCCGCGGATTCGGCCTGCTCGAGCTACCTCGTCGAGGCCGACGGCTTCCGGCTGCTCCTCGACATGGGCAACGGTGCCCTGGGCGAGCTGCAGCGTCACTGTGGTCTCTACGATCTCGATGCGATCTTCCTGAGCCATCTGCACGCCGATCACTGCATTGACATGTGCGGCTATTTCGTGGCCCGCTACTACCGGCACGAGGGCGGCCGGGCCGGCGCCATTCCGGTGTTCGGGCCGGAGGGCACGGAGCAGCGGCTGACCACGGCGTACGCGGACACCCCGTCGGCGTCGTCGATGAGTGAGGTCTTCGACTTCCAGACGCTGAAGTCGGGGTCGTTCGACATCGGCCCGTTCGCGGTGCGCACGGAGAAGGTGTGCCATCCGGTGGAGGCGTACGCGATCCGGATCGAGCACGACGGCCGTACGTTGACGTACTCCGGGGACACGGGCGTGTGCACGCAGCTCGACGAACTGGCCGCGGGGAGCGACCTGTTCCTGTGCGAGGCGTCGTTCACGCACGGCAAGGAAGACATTCCCGATCTGCACCTCAACGGCCGCGAGGCGGGCGAGTCCGCGCGGCGGGCGGAGGCCGGGCGCCTCGTCCTCACGCACATTCCGCCGTGGACGGACGGCCAGGTGAACCTCGCCGACGCACGGGCGGCGTTCGACGGCCCCGTCGAACTGGCCCGCCCGGGCGCGACGTACGAGATCTAA
- a CDS encoding type II toxin-antitoxin system PemK/MazF family toxin: protein MDTSWWLALAAVVAIALVAALADGWGRSRRRPEGRTRPPSRPRGPVRLPKRRPQPGEIWWADVPFEDGPGSKDRPCLVLSVRGESVLVAKITSKYHDERAGVIPLPPGSVGDAHGRASFLETDELREVPLWEFRRRVGVADPVVWDQVRYLAG from the coding sequence ATGGACACGTCCTGGTGGCTCGCGCTGGCCGCCGTGGTCGCGATCGCGCTGGTCGCGGCGCTGGCGGACGGATGGGGCCGTTCCCGGCGCCGGCCCGAGGGCCGGACCCGGCCGCCGTCGCGCCCGCGCGGGCCGGTCCGCCTGCCCAAGCGCAGGCCCCAGCCGGGCGAGATCTGGTGGGCCGACGTGCCCTTCGAGGACGGCCCGGGATCGAAGGACCGGCCCTGCCTGGTCCTGTCCGTACGGGGCGAATCGGTGCTCGTCGCGAAGATCACCAGCAAGTACCACGACGAACGCGCCGGCGTGATCCCGCTGCCCCCGGGTTCGGTGGGCGACGCCCACGGCCGGGCCAGCTTCCTGGAGACGGACGAGCTCAGGGAGGTGCCGCTGTGGGAGTTCCGGCGGCGGGTGGGGGTCGCGGATCCGGTGGTGTGGGATCAGGTGCGGTATCTGGCGGGGTAG
- a CDS encoding DUF1707 SHOCT-like domain-containing protein — protein MTDDLPELRASDADRERVVERLRDAVAEGRLDMEEFEERLDATYKARTYGELEPLTRDLPATTGAAPVPAPTGGWADRIVGGEGTSAGGVAIMSGFSRKGSWTVPRRFNCFAFWGGGEIDLREANFAAPEVTINCVAIMGGMSVIVPPGVEVVVRGFGLMGGFDQRHLGEPGEPGAPRVIVTGFAFWGGVGVERKLPKAERLRLKEERRQAKLEKRADDRKELGDA, from the coding sequence ATGACGGATGACCTCCCCGAACTGCGAGCCTCCGACGCCGACCGCGAGCGCGTCGTCGAACGACTGCGGGACGCGGTCGCCGAAGGCCGACTGGACATGGAGGAGTTCGAGGAACGCCTCGACGCGACGTACAAGGCGCGTACGTACGGCGAGTTGGAACCTCTCACCCGCGATCTGCCGGCCACCACGGGGGCGGCACCCGTCCCCGCTCCCACCGGCGGCTGGGCGGACCGCATCGTCGGCGGCGAGGGCACGTCCGCCGGCGGCGTCGCCATCATGTCCGGCTTCAGCCGCAAGGGCAGCTGGACGGTGCCGCGCCGCTTCAACTGCTTCGCCTTCTGGGGCGGCGGCGAAATCGACCTGCGCGAGGCGAACTTCGCCGCACCCGAGGTCACCATCAACTGCGTCGCCATCATGGGCGGCATGAGTGTCATCGTCCCCCCGGGCGTGGAGGTCGTGGTCCGCGGCTTCGGCCTGATGGGCGGCTTCGACCAGCGGCACCTCGGCGAGCCCGGCGAGCCCGGCGCTCCACGGGTGATCGTCACGGGCTTCGCCTTCTGGGGCGGAGTCGGCGTCGAGCGCAAGCTCCCGAAGGCGGAGCGGCTGCGGCTCAAGGAGGAGCGGCGGCAGGCGAAGCTGGAGAAGCGGGCGGACGATCGGAAAGAGTTGGGGGACGCGTAG
- a CDS encoding ABC transporter ATP-binding protein: MDKFIELDGVKKVFDVRKKTGFLRRERHEVRAVDGISFSVPRGEMVGYIGPNGAGKSTTIKMLTGILTPSGGRLRVAGIEPARERTRLARRIGVVFGQRTTLWWDLPLIDSYRLMHRMYRIPDARFRANLDRCVELLELADLLDTPVRQLSLGQRMRGDIAAALLHDPEILYLDEPTIGLDVVSKAKVRGFLRDLNSESGTTVLLTTHDLQDIEQLCKRVMVIDHGRLMYDGALAGLHEVGESERTLVVDLERELPALDVKGARVVKVEGPRQWLAIPASASAAPVVTEIASSFPLLDLSIREPDIETVIAKMYADRAASLG, from the coding sequence ATCGAACTCGACGGCGTGAAGAAGGTCTTCGACGTACGGAAGAAGACCGGCTTCCTGCGCCGCGAGCGCCACGAAGTACGCGCCGTCGACGGCATCTCCTTCTCCGTCCCGCGCGGCGAGATGGTCGGCTACATCGGGCCCAACGGCGCGGGTAAGTCCACCACCATCAAGATGCTCACCGGCATCCTCACCCCGAGCGGCGGCCGTCTGCGCGTCGCCGGGATCGAGCCGGCCCGCGAGCGTACCCGGCTCGCCCGGCGCATCGGCGTCGTCTTCGGCCAGCGCACCACCCTGTGGTGGGACCTGCCCCTGATCGACTCGTACCGCCTGATGCACCGCATGTACCGCATCCCCGACGCCCGCTTCCGCGCGAACCTCGACCGTTGCGTCGAACTCCTCGAACTGGCCGACCTGTTGGACACCCCGGTCCGCCAGCTCTCCCTCGGCCAGCGCATGCGCGGCGACATCGCGGCCGCCCTGCTGCACGACCCCGAGATCCTCTATCTCGACGAGCCGACCATCGGCCTCGACGTGGTCAGCAAGGCCAAGGTCCGGGGTTTTCTGCGGGACTTGAACTCCGAGTCCGGCACCACGGTCCTCCTCACCACCCACGACCTGCAGGACATCGAGCAGCTCTGCAAGCGCGTCATGGTCATCGACCACGGCCGTCTCATGTACGACGGCGCCCTCGCCGGACTCCACGAGGTGGGCGAGAGCGAACGCACGCTCGTGGTCGACCTGGAACGGGAGTTGCCCGCGCTGGACGTCAAGGGCGCCCGGGTGGTGAAGGTCGAGGGCCCCCGCCAGTGGCTGGCCATCCCCGCCTCCGCCTCTGCCGCCCCTGTCGTCACGGAGATCGCCTCGTCCTTCCCGCTCCTGGACCTGTCCATCCGCGAGCCCGACATCGAGACGGTGATCGCCAAGATGTACGCGGACCGGGCCGCATCGCTAGGCTGA